The following nucleotide sequence is from Salvia miltiorrhiza cultivar Shanhuang (shh) chromosome 7, IMPLAD_Smil_shh, whole genome shotgun sequence.
AACAGGGATGGAGATGAATGGTGAGAAAGTTGTAGATTTTGGTGGTGGTGTTGAGGATTTCTATGGTGAGGATAGGGCCTCTGAGGATCAGGCAATCACACCATGGACTGTTTCTGTTGCTAGGTGATgtgaaagttttgatttttcttgGTTGCATAAAATGTTGGTGTGCTTGAATTCTTGAATTTTTCTTTACCTATTTTCTTCATGTTAATCTGAGCTGAGTGATTGCTTATCTTGTTACTGGCTGATGTTGATTTGAGTTACCAATAATTTGCTCATCTTTCATGAATATTTAATCTGATGATTTCTATGATATAAAAACAAaagttaattatagtttatagcaTGAACTTTCAGTGAATTTCAGTTTGTAGTCCCAACTtcgatttatttttttgtatgtAGTGAACTATGagaaattgtttaattattgcCCTTTTAGGCTAAGCCAACTATATTATGATTTGAAAATCTGATGCTTAGTGATATAGTGGCAGTTGTGTTGTGTTTCTCTTACTTGAGAAAGTGAACATTTTAGTATGCATTTACTCTGTTTGGATGTGTAACACCAAGCACAAAAGATCCTTTGTTTCCATATATCGTTTCATTTACAAGAACACTCTATATCTATATTGTTCGATGGTTATACTTCACCTTAGCAAGTCTTGCACGTATCAAACGAAACACGAGATCAGAGCACATGATATTCACACAGTTGCATGGTTGTTTGCTGATTATAgttcttttcaaaatttattctCAGCGGGTATAGTTTATTGCGTGATCCACGCCACAACAAAGGAATCGCCTTCActgagaaagaaagaaatgctCATTACCTAACGGGGCTTCTGCCTCCAGCAGTtttttctcaagatctccaggTAGGTGGATGGAGATGGACATGCATTTAGTTCTCTTTAGCCCAAATCGAGACTTCACTTAAACATCGATCATTCTTTATCAGGAAAAACGGTTGATGAAAATCTTGCGAGAATATGAAGTGCCACTGCAGAGATACATGGCCATGATGGATCTGCAGGTTAAGATTTTTCTTGATAAAGAACAATCAAGATATTCTACAACATCATTTTTTATAATCGTGTTCAACATAAGAATTCAGATTCATCTTGATTGTATAAAGAGTTTAACTCTAAGTATCACTGTTTGCTTATTTTGCATCTCAAACTTACCAGGAGAGGAATGAAAAGCTGTTCTACAAGCTTCTCATCGACAATGTCGAAGAGCTTCTCCCCGTAGTCTACACTCCTACAGTTGGTGAGGCCTGCCAGAAGTATGGTAGCATCTTCCGTCGTCCACAGGGTCTCTACATCAGCTTGAAAGAGAAGTACTCTCTCACTTCCTCCTTTGTCACTCTACATTGGATGAAATGTAATTTGCCAAATTATAGTTGAAGGTATTTATCTGATGCTAAGTGAATTCAACTCTTTATAGGGGAAGGATTCTTGAAGTGCTGAAAAATTGGCCCGAGAAGTCTATCCAAGTTATCGTGGTAACAGACGGTGAGCGCATTTTAGGGCTCGGAGATCTTGGTTGCCAGGTGAGGATGATGGTTTCTTTGAGCTAAAACAATGCATCTTTTAAGTGGTAATAGCAGCGGCTAAGGTGTCCTCACGTCTAAGTTTAGCAAAAATTGAGTCTTTAACTTCTTTAAACTCAGAATTAATAAATGAATACTTCTTTTTACAATAGTGTTGATGTAAGAAAATTTTACTCCTTAACTCATTTAAGTTACTTGAAACTATTGCAGGGGATGGGGATTCCTGTCGGAAAACTTTCTTTGTATACGGCTCTTGGTGGAGTTCGTCCCTCAGCTGTAAGGACATCAATGTTATCCTAGTTTTCTTTCTCATAATATTGTTGGGAAACTACACATTGTTGTTTTTTCACTTATTTTTTGTTGAGTTTCTTGAATATTCTTCAAGTTCTTGCCATTTTCTAACCTTCCTAAACCAAAAGAATACATACTGATGAACATATagccttcttcttttttctacCAAATCCATTCATTTCTTTTCCGATTTAATCAGTTTGTACCACATGTATTTAACGGTCTTACTGTCTACTTTTAACCGTTGACAGTGCTTGCCCGTAACCATTGACGTCGGCACAAACAACAAGAAGTTGTTAGATGATGAATTCTACATTGGTCTGAAGCAGAATAGAGCAACTGGGCAGGTCTCTCTTGATTTCCTTTCTGTAGTGTACTAATATTACTCGGTTATTGCatttatatctattttaagCATGTTTGGAATTGGCTTTTAATCTTCTAGTTTTTCGTACAGGAATATTATGAACTTCTAGAAGAGTTCATGTCTGCTGTTAAGCAGAACTACGGGGAGAAGGTCTTGGTACAGGTACTAAGCTCACGAGCATCAAAGCCGTTTATCCATCAGTTTTCAAGTTACTGTTTTCTGCAGTCGTCTGAAATTTTGTCATATTTATCTAGTTTGAAGATTTTGCAAACCACAATGCCTTTGAATTACTTTCCAAATACCGATCTAGTCATCTTGTGTTCAACGATGATATCCAGGTAGATGCGCTAACCTTTTTACCATCATAGATATTCAAAAGTTTCAAGTATCATGTGATGAATTTCATTATCGTCTTGCATTGTGTCAGGGTACAGCCTCCGTGGTTCTTGCCGGGCTCGTTGCAGCCTTGAAACTAGTTGGTGGAACTCTAGCAGATCATAGGTTCTTATTCTTGGGTGCCGGAGAGGTAAGCCTAATTTCTTCCTACTTCAAGATTACTTTTCCTAATTTATAATATCTGCATTTGTTAAGCCTCATAGTTTTGTGTATTGATCAAGTGACATTATCTCaaagtattttcttttttgaggaaATATAATTCTCTAACCCGGCTTCTGATTTTCGGTTTTTCTTGAAGGCCGGGACTGGTATTGCTGAACTTATCGCTCTCGAGATATCTAAAAAGGTAACAGACTAATATCATCATCAAATCCGATATATTTTTTCTTGCTGGAGCGCGATGTCTGATTTAGGAGTCTTTTGTTTTGTAGACAAATACTCCATTGGAAGAGGCCAGGAAAAAGATTTGGCTGGTGGATTCTAAGGTTTGTATTTTTCCGTTTTCTTGCATTTTCCCATCATCGCTTACTTGCTTGTCTCGTCTAAGAGTTAACCATAAACGCGATCTGGTATATAACAGGGGCTGATTGTCAGTTCTCGTAGAGAGTCTCTGCAGCATTTCAAGAAGCCTTGGGCACACGAGCACGAGCCAGTCAAGGAACTATTAGCTGCTGTTAAGGTAGGGAGCTAGCTCTATTTAACGTTGCTCGTGATAATGAGATCTTTGCATTGGCAACTAAAGGTTTAGCGTTGAACTTTTCAGGCAATCAAGCCGACTGTCTTGATAGGGACTTCGAGTGTTGGAAAAGCTTTCACGAAGGAAGTAGTCGAGGCCATGGCATCCATGAACAAGGTTCTCTTCTCTCCGATCCTAAATTCATTTCGTGTTACAAAATATCCTTACCTTTGCGGGCTGCTGATTTACAGAAACCTCTCATACTCGCTCTGTCAAACCCGACCTCACAATCAGAATGTACGGCTGAAGAAGCGTACACATGGAGTGAGGTAAATGGATTTTTCTTCTCTATAATCTTTCAAATCTTCGATCATATGTATTGTCAATCTTGCTGAAAATCTTGTGTATTTTTTGCAGGGGCGCGCCATATTTGCTAGTGGAAGCCCGTTCGACTCTGTAGAGTACAACGGGAAGCTTTTCGTGCCCGGTCAGGCTAACAACGCTTACATATTCCCCGGGTTTGGTTTAGGTTTGATCATGTCGGGAACAATACGTATACACGACGACCTGCTATTAGCAGCCTGTGAGTCTCTAGTAAAACCGAAACCATTTTTTTGCATACATTAATGTTTCAATCAGCTGATCTCGTCTCTTGTCTTCACCTGCAGCTGAAGCTTTGGCAGCTCAAGTGACGGAGGAGAACTACGCGAAAGGACTGATATACCCCCCGTTTACGAATATAAGGAAGATCTCAGCACATATTGCAGCTACCGTAGCTGCAAAGGCATACGAACTCGGTAATATGATGTTTCATATTTGCCTCTCATGTCGTGTTTCGTTTCACCAATACATTATAAGTATATATACACATTGGTTTGAACTCTTAGTTATCGACACGAGAACTTGGTAATAACTAAAATGCCCTTGTAGGTTTGGCGTCGCGTCTTCCCCGTCCGAAAGATCTGGTCAAGTTTGCAGAGAGCTGTATGTACACACCAGTCTACGGCAGCTATCGCTAATCGAATCCCTAAATTTAGTCTCTAATTTTTTGTGATTC
It contains:
- the LOC130994842 gene encoding NADP-dependent malic enzyme-like, with protein sequence MLPFKRANFLRQAFGGLGLWKIGERKLGTGMEMNGEKVVDFGGGVEDFYGEDRASEDQAITPWTVSVASGYSLLRDPRHNKGIAFTEKERNAHYLTGLLPPAVFSQDLQEKRLMKILREYEVPLQRYMAMMDLQERNEKLFYKLLIDNVEELLPVVYTPTVGEACQKYGSIFRRPQGLYISLKEKGRILEVLKNWPEKSIQVIVVTDGERILGLGDLGCQGMGIPVGKLSLYTALGGVRPSACLPVTIDVGTNNKKLLDDEFYIGLKQNRATGQEYYELLEEFMSAVKQNYGEKVLVQFEDFANHNAFELLSKYRSSHLVFNDDIQGTASVVLAGLVAALKLVGGTLADHRFLFLGAGEAGTGIAELIALEISKKTNTPLEEARKKIWLVDSKGLIVSSRRESLQHFKKPWAHEHEPVKELLAAVKAIKPTVLIGTSSVGKAFTKEVVEAMASMNKKPLILALSNPTSQSECTAEEAYTWSEGRAIFASGSPFDSVEYNGKLFVPGQANNAYIFPGFGLGLIMSGTIRIHDDLLLAASEALAAQVTEENYAKGLIYPPFTNIRKISAHIAATVAAKAYELGLASRLPRPKDLVKFAESCMYTPVYGSYR